In one Nocardia tengchongensis genomic region, the following are encoded:
- a CDS encoding ATP-binding cassette domain-containing protein — MIQARGLGKRYGDTAAVHDLSFDVPPGVVTGFLGPNGAGKSTTMRLMLGLDHGSGRTLFDGQTYAELTDPLRSVGVMLDARAVHPKRTAIGHLQMVASGAGISRERVEEVLGQVGLADVAGKRAGGFSLGMQQRLGLAVALLGDPATVILDEPANGLDPEGVRWLRDLLKGLARQGRTVFVSSHLLNEMAHLADSLVVIGGGRLLAAESVPEFVGRNSAPRIVARTDRPRDLANILSGSGFRVRIEPDGAVVVEGEDRQAVAALAMRAGLLITELTQARTSLEDAYFHATADAAQYRGHAA; from the coding sequence ATGATTCAGGCACGCGGGCTGGGCAAGCGCTACGGCGACACGGCGGCCGTGCACGATCTGTCCTTCGACGTGCCGCCGGGCGTGGTGACCGGGTTCCTGGGCCCCAACGGCGCGGGCAAGTCCACGACCATGCGGCTCATGCTGGGGCTCGACCACGGCAGCGGGCGCACCTTGTTCGACGGGCAGACCTACGCCGAACTCACCGATCCGCTGCGCTCGGTGGGTGTCATGCTCGACGCCCGCGCGGTGCACCCCAAGCGCACCGCCATCGGGCATCTGCAGATGGTCGCGTCCGGCGCTGGCATCAGCCGCGAGCGGGTCGAAGAAGTCCTGGGCCAGGTGGGCCTGGCCGACGTGGCCGGCAAGCGCGCCGGCGGCTTCAGCCTCGGCATGCAGCAGCGGCTCGGGCTCGCGGTGGCGCTGCTGGGCGATCCGGCGACCGTCATCCTCGACGAGCCCGCCAACGGACTCGACCCCGAGGGCGTGCGCTGGCTGCGCGATCTGCTCAAAGGCCTGGCGCGCCAGGGACGCACCGTGTTCGTCTCCTCGCATCTGCTCAACGAGATGGCGCACCTGGCGGATTCGCTGGTCGTCATCGGCGGCGGACGGCTGCTGGCCGCGGAATCGGTGCCCGAGTTCGTCGGCCGCAACTCCGCACCGCGCATCGTCGCCCGCACCGATCGTCCCCGCGACCTGGCGAACATCCTGAGCGGCAGCGGATTCCGCGTGCGCATCGAACCCGACGGCGCCGTGGTGGTGGAGGGCGAGGACCGTCAGGCCGTCGCGGCCCTCGCCATGCGGGCCGGGCTGCTCATCACCGAACTGACCCAGGCGCGAACCAGCCTCGAGGACGCCTACTTCCACGCCACCGCCGACGCTGCGCAATATCGCGGCCACGCCGCCTGA
- a CDS encoding response regulator transcription factor produces MIRVVLLDDEELVRSGISMILEAGGGIEVVAQDGDGRAIVELVHRHRPDVVVTDIRMPHVDGLEVTRRVRALPDPPAVLVLTTFGLDEYVYAALESGAAGFLLKDTPPRELARAVEVVAAGDAILAPAITKRMLTAFTRGPGAQQPDALAQLEPLTDREREVAQAVATGVGNAEIARTLHMSESTVKVHISRIIAKLGLENRTQIAILVLRAGLA; encoded by the coding sequence GTGATCCGGGTGGTGCTGCTCGACGACGAGGAACTGGTGCGCTCCGGCATCTCCATGATCCTGGAGGCGGGCGGCGGGATCGAGGTGGTGGCGCAGGACGGTGACGGCCGCGCCATCGTGGAACTGGTCCACCGGCACCGGCCCGACGTGGTCGTCACCGACATCCGGATGCCGCACGTCGACGGCCTGGAGGTGACCCGCCGCGTACGCGCCCTGCCGGATCCACCCGCGGTGCTCGTGCTGACCACCTTCGGTCTCGACGAATACGTCTATGCCGCACTGGAATCCGGAGCCGCCGGATTCCTCCTCAAGGACACCCCGCCGCGGGAACTGGCCCGCGCCGTCGAGGTGGTCGCCGCCGGCGACGCCATCCTGGCCCCCGCGATCACCAAACGCATGCTCACCGCCTTCACCCGAGGTCCGGGAGCCCAGCAGCCCGACGCCCTCGCCCAGCTCGAGCCCCTCACCGACCGGGAACGCGAGGTCGCCCAGGCGGTCGCCACCGGCGTCGGCAACGCCGAGATCGCCCGCACCCTCCACATGAGCGAGTCCACCGTCAAGGTGCACATCAGCCGCATCATCGCCAAGCTCGGGCTCGAGAACCGCACGCAGATAGCGATTCTCGTGCTCCGGGCCGGATTGGCCTGA
- a CDS encoding class I SAM-dependent methyltransferase: MLPPPPDPHPEYRDPAAPDTLYATKPPWDIDRPQPAFTALAEHGDLHGRVLDLGCGTGEHALLAASLGLDATGIDVSAQALELARAKAADRGLKARFVRHSALDLATLGETFDTVLDCGLFHLFDGAERTALVTGLATIVRPGGRYFLLGFSDRQPGTWGPHRLSRSDIETAFTDGWRLDSLEPATLDILLDATPVAAWLAALTRI; the protein is encoded by the coding sequence ATGCTCCCTCCCCCGCCCGACCCCCACCCCGAGTACCGCGACCCCGCCGCGCCCGACACCCTCTACGCGACTAAACCGCCCTGGGACATCGACCGCCCCCAGCCCGCGTTCACCGCCCTGGCCGAGCACGGTGACCTGCACGGCCGGGTCCTCGACCTGGGTTGCGGCACCGGCGAACACGCCCTGCTCGCCGCGAGCCTCGGCCTCGACGCCACCGGCATCGACGTGTCCGCGCAGGCGCTGGAGCTGGCCCGGGCCAAGGCAGCCGACCGCGGGTTGAAGGCCCGGTTCGTGCGCCACAGCGCCCTCGACCTCGCGACCCTCGGCGAAACCTTCGACACCGTCCTGGACTGCGGCCTGTTCCACCTCTTCGACGGCGCGGAACGCACCGCCCTGGTGACCGGCCTGGCCACCATCGTCCGGCCCGGCGGCCGCTACTTCCTGCTCGGCTTCAGCGACCGCCAGCCCGGCACCTGGGGCCCACATCGCCTGAGCCGCAGCGATATCGAGACCGCTTTCACCGACGGCTGGCGGCTCGATTCCCTGGAACCGGCCACCCTCGACATCCTGCTGGACGCCACACCGGTGGCCGCCTGGCTCGCGGCGCTGACCCGGATCTGA
- a CDS encoding 3-oxoacyl-ACP reductase, whose amino-acid sequence MLQRLQDRVAVVTGGGSGIGLATVRRFAQEGAKVVVADIDAATGEAAAAEVGGLYVKVDVTDEDQVRAMFQTAVDTYGGLDIAFNNAGISPPDDDSILTTGIDAWRRVQEVNLTSVYLCSKYAIEHMLERGKGSVINTASFVAVMGAATSQISYTASKGGVLAMSRELGVQFARQGIRVNALCPGPVNTPLLQELFAKDPERAARRLVHIPTGRFAEPEEIAAAVAFLASDDSSFITASQFLVDGGISGAYVTPL is encoded by the coding sequence ATGTTGCAGCGCTTACAGGATCGTGTCGCGGTGGTCACCGGCGGCGGCAGCGGCATCGGGCTGGCCACCGTCCGGCGTTTCGCCCAGGAGGGTGCGAAGGTGGTGGTCGCCGATATCGACGCCGCCACTGGTGAGGCCGCCGCGGCCGAGGTCGGCGGGCTCTACGTGAAGGTCGACGTCACCGACGAGGACCAGGTGCGGGCCATGTTCCAGACCGCCGTGGACACCTACGGCGGCCTCGACATCGCCTTCAACAACGCGGGTATCTCACCGCCGGACGACGATTCGATCCTCACCACCGGCATCGACGCCTGGCGCCGCGTGCAGGAGGTCAATCTGACCTCGGTGTATCTGTGCAGCAAGTACGCCATCGAGCACATGCTCGAGCGCGGCAAGGGCTCGGTCATCAATACCGCGTCGTTCGTGGCCGTGATGGGCGCGGCCACCTCGCAGATCTCCTACACCGCCTCCAAGGGCGGCGTGCTGGCGATGAGCCGGGAGTTGGGAGTGCAGTTCGCGCGGCAGGGTATTCGCGTGAACGCGCTGTGCCCGGGACCGGTCAACACTCCCCTGCTGCAGGAGCTGTTCGCCAAGGATCCGGAGCGGGCCGCGCGCCGGCTGGTGCACATTCCCACCGGCCGGTTCGCCGAGCCGGAGGAGATCGCCGCCGCCGTGGCCTTCCTCGCCAGCGACGATTCCTCCTTCATCACCGCCTCGCAGTTCCTGGTCGACGGCGGCATCTCCGGGGCGTACGTGACCCCGCTGTAG
- a CDS encoding helix-turn-helix domain-containing protein produces the protein MTEPTIGGADHERGVGHARGSAQHTRVAGDHDRGGGDPAHGGLDRDHVTADHRFGGMHAEHGPPAPPAFGSTLRRLRERRGISRERLAFGAGVSASYITRMERGDRVRPTEQVLSAVVRYLDRVATLTADEFRHLHDLAALGHGPPHGDPTFTDAMAANLEIHLPHPAAYLDRQLNVLAANAAHLRTFPGLSEQGNFLRWILIDDLARHVLVDWAHELRRAVATLRGLLAMDGGETADDTRLLTEFGRFEPFRRIWTGEHRTITGAPTRMRLRDAVSGVPYTLLWQILRDQTASMSPGQPVFIVGLPTASQPEDRTVGP, from the coding sequence ATGACCGAGCCGACCATCGGCGGCGCTGATCACGAGCGCGGCGTCGGCCATGCGCGCGGCAGCGCCCAGCACACCCGCGTCGCGGGCGATCACGATCGTGGCGGCGGCGATCCAGCGCACGGCGGTCTCGACCGGGACCACGTGACCGCCGACCATCGTTTCGGCGGCATGCACGCCGAGCACGGCCCGCCCGCGCCCCCGGCCTTCGGGAGCACCCTGCGGCGATTGCGCGAACGGCGTGGCATCTCGCGAGAGCGGCTGGCCTTCGGGGCGGGCGTCAGCGCCAGCTACATCACGCGCATGGAGCGCGGGGATCGGGTTCGGCCGACCGAGCAGGTGCTCAGCGCGGTCGTCCGCTATCTGGACCGGGTCGCCACCCTGACCGCGGACGAGTTCCGGCATCTGCACGACCTGGCCGCGCTCGGGCACGGGCCACCGCACGGTGACCCGACGTTCACCGACGCCATGGCCGCCAACCTCGAGATCCATCTCCCGCATCCCGCGGCCTATCTCGACCGTCAGCTGAATGTGCTGGCCGCCAACGCCGCTCATCTGCGCACCTTTCCCGGGCTCTCCGAACAGGGCAACTTCCTGCGCTGGATCCTCATCGACGACCTCGCGCGTCACGTGCTCGTCGACTGGGCCCACGAATTGCGGCGTGCCGTCGCGACGCTGCGCGGGCTGCTGGCCATGGACGGTGGGGAGACCGCGGACGACACCCGGCTGCTGACCGAGTTCGGCCGGTTCGAACCGTTCCGGCGGATCTGGACCGGTGAACACCGGACCATCACGGGCGCGCCGACGCGGATGCGGCTGCGGGACGCGGTGTCCGGTGTGCCCTACACGCTGCTGTGGCAGATCCTGCGGGATCAGACGGCGTCGATGAGTCCGGGGCAGCCGGTGTTCATCGTCGGACTGCCCACGGCGAGCCAACCCGAGGACCGGACGGTCGGTCCGTAG
- a CDS encoding LuxR C-terminal-related transcriptional regulator gives MLTLSPRLRGIPAPAASFVGREIELRDVGELLGRARLVSLVGPGGVGKTRLALEYARAHHDHYRDGTVLVELAGLAGLTDPALLSQTVLHALGVPESEGRPVLDLLIDYLADREILVILDTCEHLLDACAELAEALLQETADVQLLLTSRQPLGIPGEHLFPIGPLGVGSDNGGAIELFAQRAAAVAPGFRLDGSSRAQVAEVCRRLDGIPLAVELAAVRLRVTSLRTLAGDVGNRFGVVAVGRRHGANVRHRTLHAAIEWSYDLCSDAERLLWQRLSVFAGSFDPDAAREVCADELLPADEVHEHLFGLADKSVLTMTEDGGRYRILDTLRQFGADRLAGSGVEEAIRQRHLDHFLALGREVWTHRVASGQRRLIGQVDADRDNIRAALDFAMSRPARYRDGLALSAYSILLLGFSGRSEAEYWLDRGLVAVPEPCPERALALALTVQWSFATRPERVPALLEEMRWCLEAGTSDSGDLALAPIMGVYLHIFTGVHCLMTGDVAAADTQFEAGRNRLDALGFRGEVAIALKYWASGLFVSGAYDACLTGLEEALAVLDGIDGECWQRANVLLMKAAVLWVIGQREQAPDCARTAVALMHELGLRHGLAAAVDTLAWLTAEQGRFHRAAQLSGAANSLWDGERDGLFGGLALHTVPWFRESYDATVERARKELGKADYTAEFAKGATLDADRIAGLAGTAGDEPLDAVISLGPSLTPRETEVAVLITEGLTNREISTRLGVSKRTVDAHIEHILSKLGFASRAQVAAYIAGNGFTPDSRFAAEAR, from the coding sequence ATGCTCACCCTGAGCCCGCGTCTACGCGGAATACCGGCTCCCGCGGCCAGTTTCGTGGGCCGCGAGATCGAGCTGCGCGACGTCGGGGAGCTGCTGGGCCGGGCACGACTGGTCAGCCTGGTGGGGCCGGGCGGGGTGGGCAAGACCCGGCTGGCGCTGGAATACGCTCGCGCGCACCACGATCACTACCGGGACGGGACGGTGCTGGTCGAACTGGCCGGGCTGGCCGGACTCACCGATCCGGCGCTGCTGTCGCAGACCGTGCTGCACGCGCTGGGCGTACCCGAGTCCGAGGGCCGGCCGGTGCTGGATCTGCTCATCGACTACCTGGCCGACCGCGAGATCCTGGTCATCCTCGACACCTGCGAGCATCTGCTCGACGCGTGCGCCGAACTCGCCGAGGCGTTGCTGCAGGAGACGGCCGACGTGCAGCTGCTGCTGACTTCCCGGCAGCCCCTCGGCATTCCGGGCGAGCATCTGTTCCCGATCGGCCCGCTGGGCGTGGGCTCCGACAACGGCGGGGCGATCGAACTGTTCGCGCAGCGGGCCGCCGCGGTCGCGCCCGGATTCCGGCTCGACGGTTCCAGTCGCGCGCAGGTGGCCGAGGTGTGCCGCCGCCTCGACGGGATCCCGCTCGCGGTGGAGCTGGCCGCGGTGCGGTTGCGGGTCACCTCGCTGCGCACGCTGGCCGGTGACGTCGGCAATCGCTTCGGGGTGGTGGCGGTGGGGCGCCGGCACGGCGCGAACGTCCGCCACCGCACCCTGCACGCCGCCATCGAATGGAGCTACGACCTCTGCTCGGACGCCGAACGGCTGCTGTGGCAGCGGCTTTCGGTGTTCGCGGGCAGTTTCGATCCGGACGCGGCCCGCGAGGTGTGCGCCGACGAGCTGCTACCCGCGGACGAGGTCCACGAACATCTCTTCGGCCTCGCCGACAAATCGGTGCTGACCATGACCGAGGACGGTGGCCGCTATCGCATTCTGGACACGTTGCGGCAGTTCGGCGCGGACCGGCTGGCGGGTTCCGGTGTGGAGGAGGCGATCCGGCAGCGTCACCTGGACCATTTCCTGGCGCTGGGCCGTGAGGTCTGGACCCACCGGGTCGCCTCGGGGCAGCGCCGGCTGATCGGGCAGGTCGACGCCGACCGCGACAATATCCGCGCCGCACTGGACTTCGCGATGTCGCGGCCCGCGCGCTATCGCGACGGCCTGGCCCTGAGCGCGTATTCCATCCTGCTGCTGGGCTTCTCGGGCCGTAGCGAGGCCGAGTACTGGCTCGATCGGGGTCTGGTCGCGGTGCCCGAACCATGCCCCGAACGCGCGCTGGCGCTCGCGCTCACGGTGCAGTGGTCGTTCGCGACCCGGCCCGAGCGCGTGCCCGCGCTGCTCGAGGAGATGCGCTGGTGCCTCGAGGCAGGGACCTCGGATTCCGGTGACCTCGCGCTGGCGCCGATCATGGGCGTCTATCTGCACATCTTCACCGGCGTGCACTGCCTGATGACCGGTGACGTCGCCGCCGCCGACACGCAGTTCGAGGCGGGCCGGAACAGGCTGGACGCGCTGGGTTTTCGCGGGGAAGTCGCCATCGCGCTCAAATACTGGGCGTCGGGGCTGTTCGTGTCGGGCGCCTACGATGCCTGTCTGACCGGGCTCGAGGAGGCGCTGGCCGTCCTCGACGGCATCGACGGCGAATGCTGGCAGCGGGCCAATGTGCTGCTGATGAAGGCGGCCGTGCTCTGGGTGATCGGGCAGCGCGAGCAGGCGCCGGACTGCGCCCGCACCGCCGTGGCGCTCATGCACGAGCTCGGCCTGCGACACGGGCTGGCGGCCGCGGTCGACACCCTGGCCTGGCTGACCGCCGAGCAGGGCCGATTCCACCGCGCCGCCCAGCTCTCGGGCGCGGCCAACTCGCTGTGGGACGGTGAGCGGGACGGGCTCTTCGGCGGACTCGCGCTGCACACCGTGCCGTGGTTCCGCGAGAGCTACGACGCGACAGTCGAACGGGCGCGTAAGGAGCTCGGAAAGGCCGACTACACAGCCGAATTCGCCAAGGGCGCGACCCTGGACGCGGACCGGATCGCCGGGCTGGCCGGCACCGCCGGCGACGAGCCGCTCGACGCGGTCATCTCGCTCGGGCCCTCGCTCACCCCGCGCGAGACCGAAGTGGCGGTGCTCATCACCGAGGGGCTGACCAACCGTGAGATCTCCACGCGCCTGGGGGTTTCCAAGCGCACGGTGGACGCTCATATCGAACACATCCTGAGCAAGCTCGGATTCGCCAGCCGGGCACAGGTCGCCGCGTACATCGCCGGGAACGGGTTCACCCCCGACTCGCGGTTCGCGGCCGAGGCCCGATAG
- a CDS encoding cutinase family protein encodes MRRATALFAALLLAILFSITHLTAPRAHADDCTGDWAIGIGGLGDNTSSIFAPYVDQPVGYNSADPMSGLNELNRLFWQHRNECPGDHIRLIGHSEGAGLVHAWVTAHQDVDNANAILLSDPKRAPGPGWGGLSSTPGSGIIGYPLAGVDDWFGGVPVLTVCNHDDQICDTSAGWWGYLFGGAHGRYDFNVWDYGDWDSGVWYR; translated from the coding sequence ATGCGTAGAGCAACGGCGCTCTTCGCCGCATTACTGTTGGCCATCCTTTTTTCCATCACACACCTGACGGCTCCGCGGGCCCATGCCGATGACTGCACCGGTGATTGGGCCATCGGCATCGGCGGACTCGGCGACAACACCTCGTCGATCTTCGCTCCGTATGTCGATCAACCGGTGGGTTACAACTCCGCCGACCCGATGTCGGGGTTGAACGAACTCAACCGGCTGTTCTGGCAGCACCGCAACGAATGTCCCGGCGACCACATCCGGTTGATCGGGCACAGTGAAGGTGCGGGTCTCGTACACGCCTGGGTCACCGCACACCAGGACGTCGACAATGCCAATGCCATTCTGCTGTCGGATCCCAAGCGGGCTCCGGGGCCGGGATGGGGCGGTTTGTCCTCGACGCCCGGCAGCGGCATCATCGGCTACCCGCTCGCGGGTGTCGACGATTGGTTCGGCGGCGTACCCGTCCTGACGGTGTGCAACCACGACGACCAGATCTGCGATACCTCCGCAGGCTGGTGGGGTTACCTCTTCGGGGGAGCACATGGTCGTTACGATTTCAACGTCTGGGACTACGGCGACTGGGATTCCGGCGTCTGGTACCGGTGA
- a CDS encoding universal stress protein — protein sequence MPANSLDRPIVVGVDASESALHAVRWGAVDAALRGAALHLVFAVPAVADAPLDETPVRMLHDRLRDTAQSALDSAAQIAREAVTDRPAPEIRTFLVDAPAVTVLSGLAETAYYVVVGVRGMSAYHRSLLGSVSTGVARHAQGPVVVVPGGVQAISDRPVVVGVDGSAHSVRALEIAFDEASRRGVPLIAVQAWEVSGDTRTHGDSVALLTGMLERNTAAYPGVDVKTLVMEGRPARVLLDAAADAQLLVVGSHGTRGYPGMALGSTGHALLHGSECPIALVRLRN from the coding sequence GTGCCTGCCAACAGTCTCGACCGGCCGATCGTGGTGGGCGTCGACGCCTCCGAATCCGCCCTGCACGCCGTGCGCTGGGGCGCGGTGGACGCCGCGCTGCGCGGCGCGGCGCTGCACCTGGTGTTCGCGGTGCCCGCGGTCGCCGACGCGCCGCTGGACGAGACCCCGGTCCGGATGCTGCACGATCGGCTGCGCGATACCGCCCAGTCCGCGTTGGACAGCGCCGCGCAGATCGCGCGCGAGGCGGTGACCGATCGCCCGGCGCCCGAGATCCGCACCTTCCTCGTCGACGCGCCCGCCGTGACCGTGCTGTCGGGTCTGGCCGAGACCGCCTACTACGTGGTCGTCGGCGTGCGCGGGATGAGCGCCTACCATCGCAGTCTGCTCGGATCGGTCAGCACCGGCGTGGCACGGCACGCGCAGGGGCCGGTGGTCGTGGTTCCCGGTGGGGTGCAGGCGATTTCGGATCGACCGGTCGTGGTCGGCGTAGACGGGTCGGCGCACAGTGTCCGCGCGCTGGAGATCGCCTTCGACGAGGCCTCGCGCCGCGGCGTGCCGCTGATCGCGGTCCAGGCGTGGGAAGTCTCGGGCGACACCCGCACCCATGGCGACTCGGTCGCCCTGCTTACCGGCATGCTGGAGCGCAATACCGCCGCCTATCCGGGCGTGGACGTGAAAACTCTTGTCATGGAGGGTCGTCCGGCGCGGGTCCTGCTCGACGCCGCCGCCGACGCGCAATTGCTGGTGGTCGGAAGTCACGGCACCCGCGGATATCCCGGGATGGCGCTCGGATCGACCGGTCACGCGCTGCTGCACGGCAGTGAATGCCCCATCGCGCTGGTTCGTCTGCGCAATTGA
- a CDS encoding amino acid permease produces MTATQSRSDDDERRLAELGYKQELARSWSGFSNFAISFTIVSILTGGLASYGIGLANGGPITMAWGWPLVSVMVLFVGLAMAELASAYPTSGGLYWWASELGGPVWGWFTGWFNLIGQIAVTAAIDYGAAIFTTAVLNVIGVDIGTDRTAIFLVFSGILVLHAVLNVIGPHLSAVINNVSAWWHVGGVAMFVVVLGFGARHHQSIGFVFTKTVDNSAVGFGGVAFSFLLGLLHAQYTFTGYDASAHMSEETHDASRMAAKGIINTIVVSAVAGYLLIMAVTFAIPNLDDALNPTKNSGYPVIYILQNSLNSFWSGLLLIIAAIAQLFCGYASVTAASRMLFAFARDGAVPGSKLWATLSARRVPVNAVVFVSVFAFILLIPSMLVPAANAPTAYAAATSVATIGLYIAYGIPVLLRLLRGDRFQAGPWQLGRWYRPIGIIALIWIVLISVLFILPTDDHGYPWVDGFTWNSVNYAPITLVGVVGAIAIWWFVSARRWFTGPKRTVEE; encoded by the coding sequence ATGACCGCAACCCAGTCTCGATCCGATGATGACGAACGGCGGCTCGCCGAACTCGGCTACAAACAGGAATTGGCGCGATCCTGGTCCGGATTCTCGAATTTCGCGATCAGCTTCACCATCGTCTCGATTCTCACCGGCGGCCTGGCCAGCTACGGAATCGGCCTGGCCAACGGCGGGCCGATCACCATGGCCTGGGGCTGGCCGCTGGTCTCGGTGATGGTGCTGTTCGTCGGTCTGGCCATGGCCGAACTGGCGTCGGCCTACCCGACTTCGGGCGGCCTGTACTGGTGGGCGTCGGAACTGGGCGGGCCGGTGTGGGGCTGGTTCACCGGCTGGTTCAACCTGATCGGGCAGATCGCGGTGACCGCCGCCATCGACTACGGCGCGGCCATCTTCACCACCGCCGTGCTCAATGTGATCGGGGTCGACATCGGCACCGACCGGACCGCCATCTTCCTGGTGTTCTCCGGCATCCTGGTGCTGCACGCGGTGCTGAACGTGATCGGCCCGCACCTGTCGGCGGTGATCAACAATGTGTCCGCGTGGTGGCATGTGGGCGGAGTCGCCATGTTCGTGGTGGTACTGGGATTCGGTGCGCGACACCATCAGAGCATCGGATTCGTGTTCACCAAGACCGTGGACAACAGCGCCGTCGGATTCGGCGGGGTGGCCTTCAGCTTCCTGCTCGGCCTGCTGCACGCGCAGTACACGTTCACCGGATACGACGCCTCGGCGCACATGTCGGAGGAGACCCACGACGCCTCGCGGATGGCCGCCAAGGGGATCATCAACACCATCGTGGTGTCGGCGGTCGCGGGCTATCTGCTCATCATGGCGGTGACCTTCGCGATCCCGAACCTCGACGACGCGCTGAACCCGACCAAGAACAGCGGCTATCCGGTCATCTACATCCTGCAGAATTCACTGAACTCGTTCTGGTCGGGGCTGCTGCTGATCATCGCCGCCATCGCCCAATTGTTCTGCGGCTACGCCTCGGTGACCGCGGCCTCCCGGATGCTGTTCGCCTTCGCCCGCGACGGCGCGGTGCCCGGATCCAAACTGTGGGCGACCCTGTCGGCGCGGCGGGTGCCGGTGAACGCGGTCGTGTTCGTCTCGGTGTTCGCGTTCATCCTGCTGATCCCGTCCATGCTGGTGCCCGCCGCCAACGCCCCGACCGCCTATGCCGCCGCGACCTCGGTGGCCACCATCGGCCTCTACATCGCCTACGGGATTCCGGTGCTGCTGCGGCTGCTGCGCGGGGATCGATTCCAGGCCGGCCCGTGGCAGCTCGGACGCTGGTATCGGCCGATCGGGATCATCGCGTTGATCTGGATCGTGCTGATCAGCGTGCTGTTCATCCTGCCGACCGACGACCACGGGTATCCGTGGGTGGACGGATTCACCTGGAACTCGGTGAATTACGCGCCCATCACCCTGGTCGGGGTGGTGGGCGCGATCGCGATCTGGTGGTTCGTCTCGGCCCGGCGCTGGTTCACCGGGCCGAAACGGACCGTGGAGGAGTGA
- a CDS encoding sensor histidine kinase yields MSTTRRIGLLILDVVLAVGFGAVGFSEVQTSAIGVLPAVAGPPVAVAAGVALLFRRYRPLPVLGAVLLAQVLVGAFAPTMPALFTVARRYGNRRPTWLAAIAALVVSVVGWGAGAWWNLFFARFAIMAVLLAVPLLWGLWANQRAETLAALRERAEQAEREQDLRAQAAVEAERLRIAGELHDIVAHRISQITVLAGALEVSAEGKPAEIAGTIRTTGAHALTEMRELLGVLRARDGGDEPVPLRPAPDLAAIAELVAQATEAGQRVELSLPPQLPPVPGPVGRAAHRIVLEALTNAAKHAAGAEVRVALTVDDGHLDVDVRNGRGERTALAAQGSGFGLLGMRERVALAGGTVHSGPLAGGGYQVHAVFPLAGSLEEE; encoded by the coding sequence ATGAGCACGACACGACGGATCGGCCTGCTGATCCTCGATGTCGTGCTCGCTGTCGGGTTCGGGGCGGTCGGCTTCTCCGAGGTCCAGACCTCCGCCATCGGGGTGCTGCCCGCGGTCGCGGGCCCGCCGGTGGCGGTCGCGGCCGGTGTCGCCCTGCTGTTCCGGCGCTACCGGCCATTGCCGGTGCTGGGCGCGGTGCTGCTCGCGCAGGTGCTGGTCGGGGCGTTCGCGCCGACGATGCCGGCCCTGTTCACCGTCGCCCGCCGCTACGGCAACCGCCGCCCGACCTGGCTGGCGGCCATCGCCGCGCTGGTGGTGTCGGTGGTGGGCTGGGGTGCGGGCGCGTGGTGGAACCTGTTCTTCGCCCGCTTTGCCATCATGGCCGTGCTGCTCGCGGTCCCGCTGCTGTGGGGGCTGTGGGCCAACCAGCGCGCCGAAACCCTTGCGGCACTGCGGGAACGCGCCGAACAAGCCGAACGGGAACAGGATCTGCGTGCCCAGGCGGCCGTCGAAGCCGAACGCCTGCGCATCGCCGGGGAGCTGCACGATATCGTCGCGCACCGGATCTCGCAGATCACCGTGCTCGCGGGCGCGCTCGAGGTCTCGGCCGAAGGCAAGCCCGCCGAAATCGCGGGCACCATTCGAACCACCGGCGCGCACGCCCTCACCGAGATGCGCGAGCTGCTCGGGGTGCTGCGCGCCCGCGACGGCGGCGACGAACCGGTGCCGTTGCGGCCCGCCCCGGACCTGGCCGCCATCGCCGAACTCGTCGCGCAGGCCACCGAGGCCGGGCAGCGGGTGGAGTTGTCGCTGCCGCCGCAACTGCCGCCGGTGCCGGGACCGGTGGGGCGCGCGGCGCACCGAATCGTCTTGGAGGCGTTGACCAATGCCGCCAAACACGCGGCCGGCGCCGAGGTGCGGGTGGCGCTCACCGTGGACGACGGCCACCTCGACGTCGATGTCCGCAACGGCCGCGGCGAACGGACCGCGCTGGCCGCGCAGGGTTCCGGCTTCGGGCTGCTCGGCATGCGGGAGCGCGTCGCACTTGCCGGGGGCACGGTGCATTCCGGCCCGCTGGCCGGCGGCGGCTACCAGGTGCATGCTGTTTTCCCGCTCGCGGGCTCGCTCGAGGAGGAATGA